A DNA window from Phyllostomus discolor isolate MPI-MPIP mPhyDis1 chromosome X, mPhyDis1.pri.v3, whole genome shotgun sequence contains the following coding sequences:
- the IKBKG gene encoding NF-kappa-B essential modulator isoform X3, giving the protein MIRPPWKSQLCEMVQPSSGPAGDQDVLGEESSLGKSAMLHLPSEQGAPETFQRYLEENQELRDAIRQSNQMLRECCEELQRFQGSQREEKEFLVQKFQEARKLVERLNLEKFDLKRQREQALQEVEHLKRCQQQMAEDKASVKAQVTSLLGELQESQSRLEAATKDRQALEGRARAASEQARQLESEREALQQQHSVQVDQLRMQNQSMEAALRMERQAASEEKRKLAQLQVAYHQLFQDYDNHIKNSMGMQLEDLRQQLQQAEEALVAKQEVIDKLKEEAEQHKIVMETVPVLKAQADIYKADFQAERQAREKLAEKKELLQEQLEQLQREYSRLKASCQESARIEDMRKRHVEVSQPPLAPAPAHQSFPLPPQRRSPPEDPPDYCCPKCQYQAPDIDTLQIHVMECIQ; this is encoded by the exons ATGATCAGGCCCCCCTGGAAGAGCCAGCTCTGTGAGATGGTGCAGCCCAGCAGTGGCCCGGCTGGGGACCAGGACGTGCTGGGTGAAGAATCTTCTCTGGGGAAGTCGGCCATGCTCCACCTGCCTTCAGAGCAGGGTGCTCCCGAGACCTTCCAGCGCTATCTGGAAGAGAATCAAGAGCTCCGAg ATGCCATCCGGCAGAGTAACCAGATGCTGAGAGAATGCTGTGAGGAGCTGCAGCGTTTTCAAGGCAgccagagggaggagaaggagttCCTTGTACAGAAATTCCAGGAGGCCAGGAAACTGGTGGAGAGACTGAATCTGGAGAAGTTTGACCTgaagaggcagagggagcaggccCTGCAGGAGGTGGAGCACCTAAAGAGATGCCAACAG CAGATGGCTGAGGACAAGGCCTCGGTGAAAGCCCAGGTGACATCCTTGCTGGGGGAGCTCCAGGAGAGCCAGAGTCGCTTGGAGGCTGCCACCAAGGATCGGCAGGCTCTGGAGGGCAg GGCCCGGGCAGCCAGCGAGCAGGCCCGGCAGCTGGAGAGCGAGCGGGAGGCACTGCAGCAGCAGCACAGTGTGCAGGTGGATCAGCTGCGCATGCAGAACCAGAGTATGGAGGCTGCCCTGCGCATGGAGCGCCAGGCTGCCTCAGAGGAGAA GCGGAAGCTGGCCCAGCTACAGGTAGCCTATCACCAGCTCTTCCAAGACTATGACAACCACATCAAGAACAGCATG GGAATGCAGCTGGAAGATCTCAGGCAGCAGCTCCAGCAGGCTGAGGAGGCCCTGGTGGCTAAACAGGAAGTGATTGACAAGCTGAAAGAGGAGGCTGAGCAGCACAAGATTGTGATGGAGACCGTTCCGGTGCTGAAGGCCCAG GCGGATATCTACAAGGCAGATTTCCAGGCTGAGAGGCAGGCGCGGGAGAAGCTGGCtgagaagaaggagctcctgcagGAGCAGCTGGAGCAGCTACAGCGGGAGTATAGCAGGTTGAAGGCCAGCTGTCAGGAGTCCGCCAG GATTGAAGATATGAGGAAGCGGCACGTAGAGGTCTCCCAGCCCCCCTTGGCCCCTGCCCCAG CTCACCAGTCCTTTCCCTTGCCCCCCCAGAGGAGAAGCCCCCCAGAGGATCCACCTGACTACTGTTGTCCCAAGTGCCAGTATCAGGCTCCTGATATCGACACCCTGCAGATACATGTCATGGAGTGCATTCAGTAG
- the IKBKG gene encoding NF-kappa-B essential modulator isoform X2, translated as MIRPPWKSQLCEMVQPSSGPAGDQDVLGEESSLGKSAMLHLPSEQGAPETFQRYLEENQELRDAIRQSNQMLRECCEELQRFQGSQREEKEFLVQKFQEARKLVERLNLEKFDLKRQREQALQEVEHLKRCQQMAEDKASVKAQVTSLLGELQESQSRLEAATKDRQALEGRARAASEQARQLESEREALQQQHSVQVDQLRMQNQSMEAALRMERQAASEEKRKLAQLQVAYHQLFQDYDNHIKNSMANSERNRGMQLEDLRQQLQQAEEALVAKQEVIDKLKEEAEQHKIVMETVPVLKAQADIYKADFQAERQAREKLAEKKELLQEQLEQLQREYSRLKASCQESARIEDMRKRHVEVSQPPLAPAPAHQSFPLPPQRRSPPEDPPDYCCPKCQYQAPDIDTLQIHVMECIQ; from the exons ATGATCAGGCCCCCCTGGAAGAGCCAGCTCTGTGAGATGGTGCAGCCCAGCAGTGGCCCGGCTGGGGACCAGGACGTGCTGGGTGAAGAATCTTCTCTGGGGAAGTCGGCCATGCTCCACCTGCCTTCAGAGCAGGGTGCTCCCGAGACCTTCCAGCGCTATCTGGAAGAGAATCAAGAGCTCCGAg ATGCCATCCGGCAGAGTAACCAGATGCTGAGAGAATGCTGTGAGGAGCTGCAGCGTTTTCAAGGCAgccagagggaggagaaggagttCCTTGTACAGAAATTCCAGGAGGCCAGGAAACTGGTGGAGAGACTGAATCTGGAGAAGTTTGACCTgaagaggcagagggagcaggccCTGCAGGAGGTGGAGCACCTAAAGAGATGCCAACAG ATGGCTGAGGACAAGGCCTCGGTGAAAGCCCAGGTGACATCCTTGCTGGGGGAGCTCCAGGAGAGCCAGAGTCGCTTGGAGGCTGCCACCAAGGATCGGCAGGCTCTGGAGGGCAg GGCCCGGGCAGCCAGCGAGCAGGCCCGGCAGCTGGAGAGCGAGCGGGAGGCACTGCAGCAGCAGCACAGTGTGCAGGTGGATCAGCTGCGCATGCAGAACCAGAGTATGGAGGCTGCCCTGCGCATGGAGCGCCAGGCTGCCTCAGAGGAGAA GCGGAAGCTGGCCCAGCTACAGGTAGCCTATCACCAGCTCTTCCAAGACTATGACAACCACATCAAGAACAGCATGGCGAACAGCGAACGCAACCGA GGAATGCAGCTGGAAGATCTCAGGCAGCAGCTCCAGCAGGCTGAGGAGGCCCTGGTGGCTAAACAGGAAGTGATTGACAAGCTGAAAGAGGAGGCTGAGCAGCACAAGATTGTGATGGAGACCGTTCCGGTGCTGAAGGCCCAG GCGGATATCTACAAGGCAGATTTCCAGGCTGAGAGGCAGGCGCGGGAGAAGCTGGCtgagaagaaggagctcctgcagGAGCAGCTGGAGCAGCTACAGCGGGAGTATAGCAGGTTGAAGGCCAGCTGTCAGGAGTCCGCCAG GATTGAAGATATGAGGAAGCGGCACGTAGAGGTCTCCCAGCCCCCCTTGGCCCCTGCCCCAG CTCACCAGTCCTTTCCCTTGCCCCCCCAGAGGAGAAGCCCCCCAGAGGATCCACCTGACTACTGTTGTCCCAAGTGCCAGTATCAGGCTCCTGATATCGACACCCTGCAGATACATGTCATGGAGTGCATTCAGTAG
- the IKBKG gene encoding NF-kappa-B essential modulator isoform X1, with product MIRPPWKSQLCEMVQPSSGPAGDQDVLGEESSLGKSAMLHLPSEQGAPETFQRYLEENQELRDAIRQSNQMLRECCEELQRFQGSQREEKEFLVQKFQEARKLVERLNLEKFDLKRQREQALQEVEHLKRCQQQMAEDKASVKAQVTSLLGELQESQSRLEAATKDRQALEGRARAASEQARQLESEREALQQQHSVQVDQLRMQNQSMEAALRMERQAASEEKRKLAQLQVAYHQLFQDYDNHIKNSMANSERNRGMQLEDLRQQLQQAEEALVAKQEVIDKLKEEAEQHKIVMETVPVLKAQADIYKADFQAERQAREKLAEKKELLQEQLEQLQREYSRLKASCQESARIEDMRKRHVEVSQPPLAPAPAHQSFPLPPQRRSPPEDPPDYCCPKCQYQAPDIDTLQIHVMECIQ from the exons ATGATCAGGCCCCCCTGGAAGAGCCAGCTCTGTGAGATGGTGCAGCCCAGCAGTGGCCCGGCTGGGGACCAGGACGTGCTGGGTGAAGAATCTTCTCTGGGGAAGTCGGCCATGCTCCACCTGCCTTCAGAGCAGGGTGCTCCCGAGACCTTCCAGCGCTATCTGGAAGAGAATCAAGAGCTCCGAg ATGCCATCCGGCAGAGTAACCAGATGCTGAGAGAATGCTGTGAGGAGCTGCAGCGTTTTCAAGGCAgccagagggaggagaaggagttCCTTGTACAGAAATTCCAGGAGGCCAGGAAACTGGTGGAGAGACTGAATCTGGAGAAGTTTGACCTgaagaggcagagggagcaggccCTGCAGGAGGTGGAGCACCTAAAGAGATGCCAACAG CAGATGGCTGAGGACAAGGCCTCGGTGAAAGCCCAGGTGACATCCTTGCTGGGGGAGCTCCAGGAGAGCCAGAGTCGCTTGGAGGCTGCCACCAAGGATCGGCAGGCTCTGGAGGGCAg GGCCCGGGCAGCCAGCGAGCAGGCCCGGCAGCTGGAGAGCGAGCGGGAGGCACTGCAGCAGCAGCACAGTGTGCAGGTGGATCAGCTGCGCATGCAGAACCAGAGTATGGAGGCTGCCCTGCGCATGGAGCGCCAGGCTGCCTCAGAGGAGAA GCGGAAGCTGGCCCAGCTACAGGTAGCCTATCACCAGCTCTTCCAAGACTATGACAACCACATCAAGAACAGCATGGCGAACAGCGAACGCAACCGA GGAATGCAGCTGGAAGATCTCAGGCAGCAGCTCCAGCAGGCTGAGGAGGCCCTGGTGGCTAAACAGGAAGTGATTGACAAGCTGAAAGAGGAGGCTGAGCAGCACAAGATTGTGATGGAGACCGTTCCGGTGCTGAAGGCCCAG GCGGATATCTACAAGGCAGATTTCCAGGCTGAGAGGCAGGCGCGGGAGAAGCTGGCtgagaagaaggagctcctgcagGAGCAGCTGGAGCAGCTACAGCGGGAGTATAGCAGGTTGAAGGCCAGCTGTCAGGAGTCCGCCAG GATTGAAGATATGAGGAAGCGGCACGTAGAGGTCTCCCAGCCCCCCTTGGCCCCTGCCCCAG CTCACCAGTCCTTTCCCTTGCCCCCCCAGAGGAGAAGCCCCCCAGAGGATCCACCTGACTACTGTTGTCCCAAGTGCCAGTATCAGGCTCCTGATATCGACACCCTGCAGATACATGTCATGGAGTGCATTCAGTAG